GTTCTCTTCCCACTGcagcttttccttccctccatgaGAAAGAAGCCAGCTCTGGCCGATGGCAGCAATCCTGAAGGCGACCTCCTCCAGGAGCACTGGCTGGTTGATGACATGTTCATCTTTGAGAATGTGGGCTTCACCAAGGACGTGGGCAACATCAAGTTTCTGGTCTGCGCAGACTGTGAAATTGGACCCATTGGCTGGCATTGCCTCGATGACAAGAACAGTTTCTATGTGGCCTTGGAACGGGTTTCCCATGAGTAACTGAGGGGACAGGGACTCAGATCCACCCCCAACTATAAAAGCTCTCCCCACAAGAACTGGCATTTGACCTGTGTAACTGTTGTGCTGCCTTCTCTGTACTAACACCAATGACGAGCACCACCACCTCCACGGGCATGCAGGAGCCAGTCCTGCTTCCTCCACACCTTCCTGCACGCCTCTTGCTTGGTCCACTGTGCTTAACATGTCCTGAGCCCTCTTTCCCCTAGATTCAGGACACTCACACCTCCACACATCTAGTCTCATGCCTGGCGCTCTGCCGAGGCTCCATTTTACCCaggacttgctttttttttttttccccctccttgcTCTGGAAGAGTAGTATTCAACTTTTTAGCCATGACACATGACAAAAGATGCTCATGTGCCAATAGTT
This genomic stretch from Sciurus carolinensis chromosome 12, mSciCar1.2, whole genome shotgun sequence harbors:
- the Rabif gene encoding guanine nucleotide exchange factor MSS4 isoform X1 — translated: MEPAEPPNELVSAEGRNRKAVLCQRCGSRVLQPGTALFSRRQLFLPSMRKKPALADGSNPEGDLLQEHWLVDDMFIFENVGFTKDVGNIKFLVCADCEIGPIGWHCLDDKNSFYVALERVSHE